Proteins from a genomic interval of Staphylococcus debuckii:
- the dnaI gene encoding primosomal protein DnaI yields MKRFSNIMQTSPDFQKRFEKIKKDVINDPDVKKFLENHRAELTNRMIDEDLNILQEYKDQQKHYDGHDFADCPNFVKGHVPELYIENGRIKIKYLPCPCKIKHDEEQREAHLITSHHMQRDTLNAKLKDIYMDKRDRLNVAMVADKFCKDVIAGKENVKGLYLYGSFGTGKSFILGAIANQLKSQKIPSTIVYLPEFIRTLKNGFKDDSFEKKLQRIREANILMLDDIGAEEVTPWVRDEVIGPLLHYRMVHELPTLFSSNLDFDELEHHLSITRNGAEKTKAARIMERIKSLAAPYELVGENYRDD; encoded by the coding sequence ATGAAACGTTTCAGTAATATAATGCAAACTTCTCCTGATTTTCAAAAGCGATTCGAAAAGATTAAAAAGGACGTTATTAACGATCCAGATGTCAAAAAGTTTTTAGAAAATCATCGAGCTGAATTAACCAATCGAATGATTGATGAAGATTTAAATATTCTGCAAGAATATAAAGATCAGCAGAAGCATTATGACGGACATGATTTTGCTGACTGTCCTAACTTTGTGAAAGGACATGTACCAGAACTTTATATTGAAAATGGACGGATTAAAATCAAATATCTTCCGTGTCCATGTAAGATCAAACACGATGAGGAACAGCGAGAAGCACATCTCATTACCTCTCATCATATGCAGCGAGATACTTTGAATGCTAAATTAAAAGATATTTATATGGACAAGCGTGACAGATTAAATGTTGCAATGGTAGCGGATAAGTTTTGTAAGGATGTTATTGCAGGAAAAGAGAATGTGAAAGGCTTATATCTTTATGGTTCTTTTGGGACGGGTAAGTCTTTTATTCTAGGTGCTATTGCTAATCAATTAAAGTCGCAAAAAATTCCTTCAACTATCGTTTATCTACCTGAATTTATTCGTACTTTAAAAAACGGATTCAAAGATGATTCATTTGAGAAGAAATTACAACGGATCAGAGAAGCGAATATATTGATGCTGGATGATATTGGTGCAGAAGAAGTAACGCCATGGGTGAGAGATGAAGTCATCGGACCATTACTTCATTATCGTATGGTACACGAACTTCCTACGCTGTTCAGTTCAAATTTAGATTTTGATGAACTTGAACATCATCTTTCTATCACACGTAATGGTGCAGAAAAAACCAAAGCCGCTAGAATTATGGAACGTATTAAATCATTGGCAGCACCGTATGAACTTGTCGGCGAGAATTATCGTGACGATTGA
- a CDS encoding replication initiation and membrane attachment family protein: protein MFNQDDFGIRPQDPFNVLQSEKLSEAQLEVLNRLFTPLIGTRAIGVYHYLSQFANPKHNQASTHYVIMSELKINLGVFREEMNRLEAIGLIKTFVKHNKDNSHFVYELVQPPTPKQFFNDPMLSVYLYKEVENKRYHQLKRYFEHTQMDLSDYQEVTRNFTDVFKVPNQAFDNVQKNNITQTASYKGINLDRVQFDFESLYQLLSNHFVSSEIVEEQAKGLITQLAVLYGITPEGMKGLILKSLTSNQRISYEELRKQARSFYAIEHENQLPALEAKANVPTTPQQQEEVIELTRAPQTPEEYESWFKLMDATSPIDMLTSWAKSEPTLKQKYLVEDLIVREQLPFGVINMLLQYVMLNNDMQLPKTYIQEIASNWKKKELSSAAEAHAHVMDMKEAEKQRKAKQNTNPPRFKNYGQQVASKELTPDWLIKGEHKKRSGKNKRKADDAEDQSLAQDRANFLKHLKETWKEDDE from the coding sequence ATGTTTAACCAAGACGATTTCGGTATTCGACCTCAAGATCCGTTTAATGTGTTACAATCTGAAAAATTATCAGAAGCCCAATTAGAGGTTTTGAACCGTTTGTTTACTCCATTAATCGGTACGAGAGCGATTGGTGTATATCATTACTTATCACAGTTTGCGAATCCTAAGCATAATCAAGCATCCACTCATTATGTCATTATGAGTGAATTGAAAATTAATCTAGGAGTTTTTCGTGAGGAAATGAACCGGTTAGAAGCAATTGGTTTAATTAAAACATTTGTGAAACATAACAAAGATAATTCACATTTTGTATATGAATTAGTGCAACCGCCAACTCCTAAACAATTTTTCAATGATCCTATGCTTTCTGTTTATCTCTATAAAGAAGTAGAGAATAAACGTTATCACCAATTGAAACGTTACTTTGAACATACTCAAATGGATTTAAGTGATTATCAAGAGGTTACACGTAATTTTACAGATGTTTTCAAAGTTCCTAATCAAGCTTTCGATAATGTTCAGAAAAATAATATTACTCAAACCGCTTCTTACAAAGGAATTAATTTAGATAGAGTGCAATTTGACTTTGAATCACTTTACCAACTATTGAGCAATCACTTTGTCAGTTCAGAAATTGTTGAAGAGCAAGCGAAAGGTCTGATAACACAACTTGCCGTTTTATATGGTATTACACCAGAAGGAATGAAAGGACTTATTTTAAAATCGCTTACCAGCAATCAACGTATCTCATATGAAGAGTTGCGCAAACAAGCGCGGTCTTTTTATGCCATTGAGCATGAAAATCAATTGCCCGCTTTAGAAGCTAAAGCCAATGTACCTACAACGCCCCAACAGCAAGAAGAAGTTATTGAGTTGACTAGAGCACCTCAGACACCAGAAGAATATGAGAGCTGGTTTAAGTTGATGGATGCTACAAGTCCGATTGATATGCTGACAAGTTGGGCAAAATCTGAACCTACATTGAAACAGAAATATCTGGTGGAAGATTTAATAGTGAGAGAACAATTGCCGTTTGGTGTTATCAATATGCTGCTTCAATACGTAATGCTCAATAATGATATGCAATTGCCGAAGACTTATATCCAAGAAATAGCTTCTAATTGGAAGAAGAAAGAACTATCTTCAGCCGCTGAAGCACATGCACATGTGATGGATATGAAAGAAGCTGAAAAACAACGTAAAGCTAAACAAAATACTAATCCGCCAAGATTTAAGAATTATGGTCAGCAAGTTGCCTCGAAGGAACTTACTCCTGATTGGCTGATTAAAGGAGAACATAAGAAGAGAAGCGGTAAAAATAAAAGAAAAGCAGATGATGCTGAAGATCAAAGCCTGGCTCAAGATAGAGCAAACTTTCTTAAACATTTAAAAGAAACATGGAAGGAGGATGACGAATGA
- the nrdR gene encoding transcriptional regulator NrdR has translation MKCPKCNSTHSRVVDSRHADEANAIRRRRECENCGTRFTTFEHIEMSPLIVVKKDGTREQFLREKILNGLVRSCEKRPVGYQQLEDITNKVEWRLRDEGQAEVSSREIGEHVMNLLMHVDQVSYVRFASVYKEFKDVDQLLESMQGILQEKNNRSDN, from the coding sequence ATGAAATGCCCTAAATGTAATTCAACACATTCTCGTGTAGTGGATTCAAGACATGCAGACGAAGCCAATGCAATTCGCAGACGACGAGAATGTGAAAATTGCGGTACCCGATTTACTACATTCGAACATATCGAAATGAGTCCGTTAATCGTTGTGAAAAAAGATGGGACACGTGAGCAATTCTTAAGAGAAAAGATTTTAAATGGGCTAGTTCGTTCATGTGAGAAACGTCCAGTCGGTTATCAGCAATTAGAAGATATTACGAATAAAGTAGAATGGCGTTTAAGAGATGAAGGACAAGCCGAAGTTTCATCTCGAGAAATCGGGGAACATGTGATGAATTTGCTGATGCATGTTGATCAAGTTTCCTATGTTCGTTTCGCCTCTGTTTATAAAGAATTTAAAGATGTTGACCAATTACTGGAATCTATGCAAGGCATCTTGCAAGAAAAGAATAATCGGAGTGACAATTAA
- a CDS encoding glyceraldehyde-3-phosphate dehydrogenase translates to MTTNIAINGMGRIGRMVLRIASKNDDLNVVAINASYPPETIAHLVKYDTTHGKYDGEVVPTENGIRIDGHDIKLVSDRNPENLPWKELDIDIVIEATGKFNHGDKAVAHINAGAKKVLLTGPSKGGHVQMVVKGVNNDNLDVEEYDIFSNASCTTNCIGPVAKVLNDNFGIENGLMTTVHAITNDQKNIDNPHKDLRRARSCNESIIPTSTGAAKALKEVLPELEGKLHGMALRVPTKNVSLVDLVVDLKKEVTAEEVNQAFEDADLNGVLAVSDEPLVSVDFNTNPNSAIVDAMSTLVMDDKKVKVIAWYDNEWGYSNRVVDIAVEIGELLNTKEKATA, encoded by the coding sequence ATGACAACGAATATTGCAATTAACGGAATGGGACGTATTGGGCGTATGGTACTACGTATCGCTTCTAAAAATGATGATTTAAATGTAGTAGCGATTAATGCGAGCTATCCTCCAGAAACAATTGCACATTTAGTAAAATACGATACGACTCATGGTAAATATGATGGTGAGGTAGTACCGACTGAAAACGGTATTCGTATCGATGGTCATGATATTAAATTAGTTTCAGACCGTAACCCAGAAAACTTACCTTGGAAAGAATTAGATATCGATATTGTCATAGAAGCTACAGGTAAATTCAACCATGGTGACAAAGCAGTAGCACATATCAATGCTGGCGCTAAAAAAGTATTATTGACAGGGCCTTCAAAAGGTGGTCATGTACAAATGGTTGTTAAAGGCGTAAATAACGATAACTTAGATGTTGAAGAGTATGACATTTTCAGTAATGCTTCATGTACAACAAACTGTATCGGTCCAGTTGCCAAAGTATTAAATGATAATTTCGGTATTGAAAACGGATTGATGACAACAGTACATGCTATTACAAATGACCAAAAAAATATTGATAACCCACATAAAGATTTACGTCGTGCGCGCTCTTGCAACGAAAGTATTATCCCTACATCAACTGGCGCTGCAAAAGCACTTAAAGAAGTTTTACCAGAATTAGAAGGTAAATTACATGGTATGGCACTTCGTGTACCAACTAAAAACGTCTCATTAGTCGACTTAGTTGTAGACTTGAAAAAAGAAGTTACAGCTGAAGAAGTGAACCAAGCATTTGAAGATGCTGATTTAAATGGTGTCTTAGCTGTTTCAGACGAGCCGTTAGTTTCAGTAGACTTTAATACAAATCCTAACTCAGCTATTGTTGATGCAATGTCTACATTAGTAATGGATGATAAAAAAGTAAAAGTAATCGCTTGGTACGATAACGAATGGGGTTACTCAAACCGTGTCGTTGATATCGCAGTAGAAATCGGAGAATTATTGAATACTAAAGAAAAAGCAACAGCTTAA
- the coaE gene encoding dephospho-CoA kinase (Dephospho-CoA kinase (CoaE) performs the final step in coenzyme A biosynthesis.), translating into MGKVIGLTGGIGTGKSTVSELLAAHGFKIVDADVASREAVEKGSEGLQQVKQVFGEEAIDDNGEMNRKYIGEIVFNDAEKRKELNQIVHPIVREIMENQKEKYLSEGYNVIMDIPLLFENNLQDTVDETWLVYASESIQVERLMERNDLSQEEAKARVYSQISIDKKQRMADHVIDNRGTLLELKQNLEQLLMDEGYIQQTAENQEEIGK; encoded by the coding sequence ATGGGAAAAGTAATTGGTTTAACAGGCGGAATTGGTACTGGGAAATCGACAGTATCAGAGTTGTTAGCAGCACATGGATTTAAAATTGTAGATGCGGATGTAGCATCTAGAGAAGCGGTTGAAAAAGGATCTGAAGGTTTACAGCAAGTAAAACAAGTCTTCGGGGAAGAAGCTATTGATGACAACGGAGAAATGAATCGCAAATATATCGGAGAAATTGTTTTTAATGATGCTGAGAAACGTAAAGAGCTGAACCAAATTGTACATCCTATTGTTAGAGAAATTATGGAGAATCAAAAAGAGAAATATTTAAGTGAAGGTTACAATGTGATTATGGACATTCCTTTGCTTTTTGAAAATAATCTTCAAGATACCGTTGATGAAACTTGGTTGGTATATGCTTCTGAAAGTATCCAAGTAGAAAGATTAATGGAACGTAATGATTTATCTCAAGAAGAAGCTAAAGCTAGAGTTTATAGTCAAATTTCTATTGATAAAAAACAACGTATGGCCGACCATGTCATCGATAACCGCGGCACTTTATTAGAATTAAAACAAAATCTAGAACAATTATTGATGGATGAAGGATATATTCAACAAACTGCGGAGAATCAAGAAGAAATAGGAAAATAA
- the mutM gene encoding bifunctional DNA-formamidopyrimidine glycosylase/DNA-(apurinic or apyrimidinic site) lyase: MPELPEVEHVKRGIEPLAINQYIEEVEFSDAVIKGKEIGKDTIIKQMDLPMFKMYSEGYKITRIERRSKYILFYIETDEDKRVLVSHLGMSGGFFIVDTLDDIIVPNYKKHWHVNFKLSNGKQLIFSDIRRFGEIKNVADLSVHSSFSDMAPEPFDENAFAHYKHQLNTKTYHKKPIKQVILDHKVIAGCGNIYACEALFNAKIDPERPVYSLTEEEQERVFNEVVKVLCLGIENGGTSVSSYRHADGKTGQMQHYLKVYKKKVCPVCGGPIHTKVIAGRNSHYCPHCQK, from the coding sequence ATGCCGGAATTACCAGAAGTAGAACATGTAAAACGCGGCATTGAACCGTTAGCAATAAATCAGTATATTGAAGAAGTAGAATTTTCAGATGCTGTGATTAAAGGTAAAGAAATCGGCAAAGATACGATTATTAAACAAATGGATTTGCCGATGTTTAAAATGTATTCAGAAGGATATAAAATTACACGTATAGAGCGTAGAAGCAAGTATATTCTCTTTTATATTGAAACAGACGAAGATAAAAGGGTGCTTGTGAGTCATTTAGGGATGTCAGGCGGCTTTTTCATTGTAGATACGTTAGATGATATTATTGTCCCGAACTATAAAAAACACTGGCATGTTAATTTTAAGTTGAGTAATGGCAAACAGCTTATCTTTTCAGACATACGTCGTTTCGGAGAAATTAAGAATGTAGCAGATTTATCTGTACATTCTTCTTTTTCCGACATGGCGCCTGAACCGTTTGATGAAAATGCATTTGCGCATTACAAACATCAGTTGAATACAAAAACTTATCATAAGAAACCTATTAAACAGGTGATATTAGATCATAAAGTCATTGCGGGTTGCGGAAATATTTATGCTTGCGAGGCTTTATTCAATGCAAAGATCGACCCTGAACGTCCTGTTTATTCATTAACAGAAGAGGAACAAGAGCGTGTCTTTAATGAAGTAGTAAAAGTTTTATGTTTAGGTATTGAAAATGGCGGTACAAGTGTATCTTCATACCGTCATGCTGATGGCAAAACGGGTCAAATGCAGCATTATTTAAAGGTTTATAAAAAGAAAGTCTGTCCAGTATGTGGCGGACCTATTCATACTAAAGTGATAGCAGGCAGAAACTCACATTACTGCCCGCATTGTCAAAAATAG